TTTCCTCTTTCTTTTAATTTTTTTTACCATTTTTTCAATTTCTTCATCTTCAAGTATTGTTACTCCCTCTTTATTTACGTATGCAAGGGAAATACCATTTCCAGAGAATGCATCTCTTTCCATAGCAGATATTAGTGCTTTAATAGCCAAGTTAAGGCCATCTTTCAGTGTCATGTCTTTGCTATACTCCAACTCCAGAATACCATAGGCAGTTGGAGAACCTGAACCAGTTGCTGTAAATGAACTTTCCTCATTTAACCCTCCAATTGGGTCAAGAGAGAACAGTCTTGGCCCATATAATAAATCATAACCTCCAATAATAAGTTGTGTTAAAAAAGGAAACATTCTATTACCGTGTAAAATATTGCTTATTAATGTAGCACATGATAATGGAGGGATATTTTTTCCAGTTCTCATTTTATATAGTTTTGCCTCTGCTGAAACATATCTTACAAGGGCTTGGGCATCCCCTACACTTCCTGCAATAGTCATTGCTATATAATCGTCTATCTTATATAACTTTTTCGCTTCTTTGTCGGCAATGAGATTCCCCATTGTTGCTCTCTTGTCTGTTGCTAAGACTACTGCATCATCACATATTAGACCTACTGTTGTAGTCCCTTTCATGTATTTTGCTCTTTCGTCCATTTAGTATCACCAAATAAGTTATAAATAAAAATAAAACTTAAAAATAAACAAAAATAAAATAGAGTTTTAGTATGTCCTTGCAATGGCAA
The sequence above is a segment of the Methanotorris igneus Kol 5 genome. Coding sequences within it:
- the psmB gene encoding archaeal proteasome endopeptidase complex subunit beta encodes the protein MDERAKYMKGTTTVGLICDDAVVLATDKRATMGNLIADKEAKKLYKIDDYIAMTIAGSVGDAQALVRYVSAEAKLYKMRTGKNIPPLSCATLISNILHGNRMFPFLTQLIIGGYDLLYGPRLFSLDPIGGLNEESSFTATGSGSPTAYGILELEYSKDMTLKDGLNLAIKALISAMERDAFSGNGISLAYVNKEGVTILEDEEIEKMVKKIKRKRK